Proteins from a single region of Engystomops pustulosus chromosome 5, aEngPut4.maternal, whole genome shotgun sequence:
- the DSCC1 gene encoding sister chromatid cohesion protein DCC1 isoform X3, with product MSRSREEVEATLQTAKLNVDDLRSTVQCLTFSKSFTSGEYTLMELDDTLCKEIETGASLVIRGDEGDHAVLCSQNKTYDLKIADTSNLLLFIPDGKTSDLLPSDQLPLSIASCEIAGFSNHYWELRRCRPKLKRLKKLLLENPYEGPENEKDTSASLYTTDDLLNQIQASHEELMEHLKVLHACSIKGCWRLLDFDYEMKLVNHITQLMDAESWSFGRVPLRVCLEELRPLEPEAMIEHCLDCFGKRFTEEEEVFFSLDEDKICRATAQMLLQNAVKFNLSEFQEVWQQSVPEGMTARLDQLKGLALVDRTSRPETIFLLKTEDLPEDTQERFNLLFGMREKWTEADIAPYIQDLCGEKQTIGAMLTKYARSSMQNGVKVFNSRRPLS from the exons ATGAGTCGCTCGCGAGAAGAAGTGGAGGCCACGCTGCAGACCGCCAAACTGAACGTGGACGATCTCCGCAGTACGGTGCAGTGTCTGACATTCAGCAAGTCGTTCACCTCGGGGGAATACACTCTGATGGAGCTGGATGACACTCTCTGTAAGGAGATTGAGACTGGAGCAAG CCTTGTGATTCGAGGTGACGAAGGGGATCACGCCGTCCTGTGCAGTCAGAACAAAACCTATGACCTGAAAATTGCAGATACTTCCAATTTATTGCTGTTTATCCCAGATGGTAAAACATCGGACCTCCTGCCCTCGGATCAGCTGCCCCTGAGCATTGCGTCCTGTGAG ATTGCAGGATTCTCTAATCATTACTGGGAGTTGAGGAGGTGCAGACCAAAACTGAAGAGGTTAAAGAAGCTCTTGCTAGAAAATCCATATGAAGGACCAGAGAACGAGAAGGATACAAGTGCCTCCTTG TACACGACAGACGACCTATTAAACCAGATCCAAGCGAGCCATGAAGAACTAATGGAGCACCTGAAAGTCCTACATGCCTGCAGCATTAAAG GCTGTTGGAGACTTCTGGACTTTGATTATGAAATGAAGCTTGTGAATCACATTACACAGTTAATGGATGCAGAGTCGTGGTCTTTCGGCAGAGTTCCCCTGAGAGTGTGTCTAGAAGAGCTGCGACCACTTGAGCCAGA GGCGATGATCGAGCACTGCTTAGACTGTTTTGGGAAGAGGTTTACAGAAGAAG AAGAGGTGTTCTTTTCTTTGGATGAGGATAAGATCTGCAGAGCCACCGCCCAGATGCTCCTACAGAACGCTGTGAAGTTTAACTTGTCCGAGTTTCAGGAAGTTTGGCAGCAGAGCGTTCCTGAGGGTATGACGGCCAGGCTGGATCAGCTCAAG GGACTTGCCTTGGTGGACCGCACCTCCCGCCCCGAGACCATCTTCCTTCTGAAGACAGAGGATCTTCCTGAAGACACTCAGGAGAGGTTCAACTTACTATTCGGTATGAGAGAGAAGTGGACAGAAGCAGATATTGCACCGTACATACA GGACCTGTGCGGGGAGAAGCAGACCATCGGCGCCATGCTCACTAAATATGCACGATCGTCTATGCAAAATGGAGTGAAAGTGTTCAATTCTAGGCGGCCGCTTTCTTAG
- the DSCC1 gene encoding sister chromatid cohesion protein DCC1 isoform X1, whose amino-acid sequence MSVIAFYTLCETTGTFFLYYDSINHYCNPAGVNGTQDRAGLILKIPRSPELTFIMSRSREEVEATLQTAKLNVDDLRSTVQCLTFSKSFTSGEYTLMELDDTLCKEIETGASLVIRGDEGDHAVLCSQNKTYDLKIADTSNLLLFIPDGKTSDLLPSDQLPLSIASCEIAGFSNHYWELRRCRPKLKRLKKLLLENPYEGPENEKDTSASLYTTDDLLNQIQASHEELMEHLKVLHACSIKGCWRLLDFDYEMKLVNHITQLMDAESWSFGRVPLRVCLEELRPLEPEAMIEHCLDCFGKRFTEEEEVFFSLDEDKICRATAQMLLQNAVKFNLSEFQEVWQQSVPEGMTARLDQLKGLALVDRTSRPETIFLLKTEDLPEDTQERFNLLFGMREKWTEADIAPYIQDLCGEKQTIGAMLTKYARSSMQNGVKVFNSRRPLS is encoded by the exons ATGTCAGTTATTGCTTTTTACACATTATGTGAGACTAcaggcacattttttttgtactatGACTCAATAAACCACTATTGCAATCCAGCAGGTGTGAATGGGACCCAAGACCGTG CCGGGCTTATTCTAAAAATTCCCAGAAGTCCAGAGTTAACTTTTATCATGAGTCGCTCGCGAGAAGAAGTGGAGGCCACGCTGCAGACCGCCAAACTGAACGTGGACGATCTCCGCAGTACGGTGCAGTGTCTGACATTCAGCAAGTCGTTCACCTCGGGGGAATACACTCTGATGGAGCTGGATGACACTCTCTGTAAGGAGATTGAGACTGGAGCAAG CCTTGTGATTCGAGGTGACGAAGGGGATCACGCCGTCCTGTGCAGTCAGAACAAAACCTATGACCTGAAAATTGCAGATACTTCCAATTTATTGCTGTTTATCCCAGATGGTAAAACATCGGACCTCCTGCCCTCGGATCAGCTGCCCCTGAGCATTGCGTCCTGTGAG ATTGCAGGATTCTCTAATCATTACTGGGAGTTGAGGAGGTGCAGACCAAAACTGAAGAGGTTAAAGAAGCTCTTGCTAGAAAATCCATATGAAGGACCAGAGAACGAGAAGGATACAAGTGCCTCCTTG TACACGACAGACGACCTATTAAACCAGATCCAAGCGAGCCATGAAGAACTAATGGAGCACCTGAAAGTCCTACATGCCTGCAGCATTAAAG GCTGTTGGAGACTTCTGGACTTTGATTATGAAATGAAGCTTGTGAATCACATTACACAGTTAATGGATGCAGAGTCGTGGTCTTTCGGCAGAGTTCCCCTGAGAGTGTGTCTAGAAGAGCTGCGACCACTTGAGCCAGA GGCGATGATCGAGCACTGCTTAGACTGTTTTGGGAAGAGGTTTACAGAAGAAG AAGAGGTGTTCTTTTCTTTGGATGAGGATAAGATCTGCAGAGCCACCGCCCAGATGCTCCTACAGAACGCTGTGAAGTTTAACTTGTCCGAGTTTCAGGAAGTTTGGCAGCAGAGCGTTCCTGAGGGTATGACGGCCAGGCTGGATCAGCTCAAG GGACTTGCCTTGGTGGACCGCACCTCCCGCCCCGAGACCATCTTCCTTCTGAAGACAGAGGATCTTCCTGAAGACACTCAGGAGAGGTTCAACTTACTATTCGGTATGAGAGAGAAGTGGACAGAAGCAGATATTGCACCGTACATACA GGACCTGTGCGGGGAGAAGCAGACCATCGGCGCCATGCTCACTAAATATGCACGATCGTCTATGCAAAATGGAGTGAAAGTGTTCAATTCTAGGCGGCCGCTTTCTTAG
- the DSCC1 gene encoding sister chromatid cohesion protein DCC1 isoform X2 — MSVIAFYTLCETTGTFFLYYDSINHYCNPAAGLILKIPRSPELTFIMSRSREEVEATLQTAKLNVDDLRSTVQCLTFSKSFTSGEYTLMELDDTLCKEIETGASLVIRGDEGDHAVLCSQNKTYDLKIADTSNLLLFIPDGKTSDLLPSDQLPLSIASCEIAGFSNHYWELRRCRPKLKRLKKLLLENPYEGPENEKDTSASLYTTDDLLNQIQASHEELMEHLKVLHACSIKGCWRLLDFDYEMKLVNHITQLMDAESWSFGRVPLRVCLEELRPLEPEAMIEHCLDCFGKRFTEEEEVFFSLDEDKICRATAQMLLQNAVKFNLSEFQEVWQQSVPEGMTARLDQLKGLALVDRTSRPETIFLLKTEDLPEDTQERFNLLFGMREKWTEADIAPYIQDLCGEKQTIGAMLTKYARSSMQNGVKVFNSRRPLS, encoded by the exons ATGTCAGTTATTGCTTTTTACACATTATGTGAGACTAcaggcacattttttttgtactatGACTCAATAAACCACTATTGCAATCCAGCAG CCGGGCTTATTCTAAAAATTCCCAGAAGTCCAGAGTTAACTTTTATCATGAGTCGCTCGCGAGAAGAAGTGGAGGCCACGCTGCAGACCGCCAAACTGAACGTGGACGATCTCCGCAGTACGGTGCAGTGTCTGACATTCAGCAAGTCGTTCACCTCGGGGGAATACACTCTGATGGAGCTGGATGACACTCTCTGTAAGGAGATTGAGACTGGAGCAAG CCTTGTGATTCGAGGTGACGAAGGGGATCACGCCGTCCTGTGCAGTCAGAACAAAACCTATGACCTGAAAATTGCAGATACTTCCAATTTATTGCTGTTTATCCCAGATGGTAAAACATCGGACCTCCTGCCCTCGGATCAGCTGCCCCTGAGCATTGCGTCCTGTGAG ATTGCAGGATTCTCTAATCATTACTGGGAGTTGAGGAGGTGCAGACCAAAACTGAAGAGGTTAAAGAAGCTCTTGCTAGAAAATCCATATGAAGGACCAGAGAACGAGAAGGATACAAGTGCCTCCTTG TACACGACAGACGACCTATTAAACCAGATCCAAGCGAGCCATGAAGAACTAATGGAGCACCTGAAAGTCCTACATGCCTGCAGCATTAAAG GCTGTTGGAGACTTCTGGACTTTGATTATGAAATGAAGCTTGTGAATCACATTACACAGTTAATGGATGCAGAGTCGTGGTCTTTCGGCAGAGTTCCCCTGAGAGTGTGTCTAGAAGAGCTGCGACCACTTGAGCCAGA GGCGATGATCGAGCACTGCTTAGACTGTTTTGGGAAGAGGTTTACAGAAGAAG AAGAGGTGTTCTTTTCTTTGGATGAGGATAAGATCTGCAGAGCCACCGCCCAGATGCTCCTACAGAACGCTGTGAAGTTTAACTTGTCCGAGTTTCAGGAAGTTTGGCAGCAGAGCGTTCCTGAGGGTATGACGGCCAGGCTGGATCAGCTCAAG GGACTTGCCTTGGTGGACCGCACCTCCCGCCCCGAGACCATCTTCCTTCTGAAGACAGAGGATCTTCCTGAAGACACTCAGGAGAGGTTCAACTTACTATTCGGTATGAGAGAGAAGTGGACAGAAGCAGATATTGCACCGTACATACA GGACCTGTGCGGGGAGAAGCAGACCATCGGCGCCATGCTCACTAAATATGCACGATCGTCTATGCAAAATGGAGTGAAAGTGTTCAATTCTAGGCGGCCGCTTTCTTAG